The proteins below are encoded in one region of Maribacter aestuarii:
- a CDS encoding DUF389 domain-containing protein, which yields MQEKLNQDNITPTEKPSESGEEVKKDFKGLAGSIKKFLSELLNIRTNTDQAATKEAIIADIPFKGHTSWILVCSIFIASIGLNANSTAVVIGAMLISPLMGPILGIGLSVGINDIDTLKRSLKNFAVMVVLSVLTAFLFFKFFPLQEESSELLARTAPDIRDVLIAFFGGLALVIARAKKGTIASVIFGVAIATALMPPLCTVGFGLAIGNWEYAGGAMYLFTINTIFIALATFLIIKLLRFPMVRYVNSKRRRLIGRLASVLAVAVMIPASITFWNVFQESLFRKAANEFISENIAPYKFSGEGRFLEDFTDLEYNSGKNSLVEVVFMGNETVPDNIIAMWKSKMSENDRLKGCELQVIQGSKSGEADQLKYINELYESQKNQLSSKDEKIAFLESELGRLNKVAFGQIPFKEISMEAKANYENLDRLAYSYLISTDFTKTDSIPVFEITWKDNTKRSQTEKDAQKLLMWLKLRLNNNNIQIKELSSN from the coding sequence ATGCAGGAAAAATTGAATCAAGATAACATCACCCCTACAGAAAAACCGAGTGAAAGCGGGGAAGAGGTAAAAAAAGACTTTAAAGGTCTTGCCGGTAGTATAAAGAAGTTTTTGTCCGAACTATTAAATATTCGAACAAATACAGATCAAGCGGCCACCAAAGAAGCTATTATTGCGGATATTCCTTTTAAAGGGCATACGTCTTGGATACTCGTCTGTTCCATATTTATAGCTTCAATAGGTTTAAATGCAAATTCAACGGCAGTAGTCATTGGTGCCATGCTTATTTCTCCGTTAATGGGGCCAATTCTTGGTATAGGTCTTTCTGTTGGAATAAATGATATAGATACTTTAAAGAGGTCTTTGAAAAATTTTGCGGTAATGGTCGTCCTCAGTGTTTTGACTGCATTTTTATTCTTTAAATTTTTTCCACTTCAAGAGGAATCTTCCGAATTGCTGGCTCGTACGGCGCCTGATATTCGTGATGTACTCATTGCTTTCTTTGGTGGTTTGGCATTGGTCATCGCAAGAGCCAAAAAAGGAACCATTGCCAGCGTTATTTTTGGTGTTGCAATAGCAACCGCTTTAATGCCGCCATTATGTACCGTAGGATTTGGTCTAGCTATAGGTAATTGGGAATATGCTGGTGGTGCCATGTATTTATTTACTATAAACACTATATTCATTGCCCTAGCCACTTTCTTAATTATAAAACTGCTTCGTTTTCCAATGGTGCGTTATGTGAATTCCAAACGTAGGAGACTTATTGGCCGTCTAGCATCAGTATTAGCCGTTGCAGTAATGATACCTGCCAGTATAACATTTTGGAACGTCTTTCAAGAGTCGCTTTTTAGAAAAGCGGCCAATGAATTTATTTCAGAAAACATTGCACCTTATAAATTTTCTGGTGAAGGAAGGTTTTTAGAAGATTTTACCGATTTGGAATATAATTCCGGTAAAAATTCTTTGGTAGAAGTTGTTTTTATGGGAAATGAAACAGTGCCGGACAATATTATTGCCATGTGGAAATCCAAAATGAGTGAAAACGATAGATTAAAGGGTTGCGAGCTTCAGGTGATTCAAGGTTCGAAAAGTGGCGAGGCAGATCAATTAAAATACATTAATGAACTCTACGAATCCCAAAAGAATCAATTATCATCCAAAGATGAAAAAATCGCGTTTTTAGAATCAGAGCTTGGACGTTTGAACAAAGTTGCGTTCGGACAAATACCTTTCAAGGAAATTAGTATGGAGGCTAAGGCCAATTACGAGAATCTTGACCGTCTTGCATATTCCTATTTAATTTCTACTGACTTTACGAAAACGGATAGTATTCCGGTATTTGAAATAACTTGGAAGGACAATACGAAAAGAAGTCAAACGGAGAAAGATGCTCAAAAACTTCTAATGTGGTTGAAACTAAGATTGAACAATAATAATATTCAAATCAAGGAATTATCAAGTAATTAA
- a CDS encoding ABC transporter ATP-binding protein, which yields MIEVDNIHKSFGEAHVLKGVSTTFETGKTNLIIGQSGSGKTVFLKCLLGLFTPEEGSIIYDGKRYSELTDDEKRDLRQEMGMVFQGSALFDSMTVEGNVRFPLDMFTKQSKSEMEDRVNTVLKRVNLIDAHNKFPSEISGGMQKRVAIARAIVMNPKYLFCDEPNSGLDPKTAILIDDLIKEITEEYDITTVINTHDMNSVMQIGEKILFLKNGFKEWEGTKNEIFKTDNEAVTNFVYSSDLFKKVRQMYIEERN from the coding sequence ATGATAGAAGTAGATAACATACATAAGTCTTTTGGGGAAGCCCACGTTTTAAAGGGTGTTTCCACAACGTTTGAGACCGGAAAAACAAATTTAATCATCGGCCAGAGTGGTTCGGGAAAGACCGTATTCTTGAAATGTCTTTTGGGGCTTTTTACGCCTGAAGAAGGAAGCATTATTTATGACGGGAAAAGATATTCTGAACTTACAGATGACGAAAAGAGGGATCTGCGACAAGAAATGGGAATGGTTTTCCAAGGAAGTGCATTATTTGATAGTATGACTGTTGAAGGAAACGTGCGTTTTCCGTTGGATATGTTTACAAAACAATCCAAATCTGAAATGGAGGACCGCGTTAATACGGTACTTAAACGCGTTAACCTTATTGACGCCCACAACAAGTTTCCTTCGGAAATATCAGGAGGAATGCAGAAACGGGTGGCGATAGCCCGTGCCATTGTCATGAATCCTAAATATCTTTTTTGTGATGAGCCAAACTCTGGTTTGGATCCAAAAACCGCGATATTGATTGACGACCTCATTAAAGAAATAACAGAAGAATACGATATTACAACCGTCATAAATACCCATGATATGAACTCCGTTATGCAAATTGGAGAAAAAATACTTTTCCTGAAAAACGGATTCAAGGAATGGGAGGGTACGAAAAATGAAATTTTCAAGACCGATAACGAAGCGGTTACAAACTTTGTCTATTCTTCGGATCTTTTCAAAAAAGTACGTCAGATGTACATTGAGGAACGCAATTAA
- a CDS encoding mannose-1-phosphate guanylyltransferase, translating into MNKNYYAVLMAGGVGSRFWPISTTEYPKQFHDMLGTGDTLIQKTFKRLNKFVPTENILILTNERYNDLVLEQLPKVKQEQVVLEPAMRNTAPCILYAALKIQKMNPEGVMIVAPSDHWIEDEEAFANDVTACFEKCAKEEVLCTLGIKPTFPNTGFGYIEYDKTSENQIKKVSQFREKPDYETAKDFLAQGNFLWNAGIFMWSVNTIVNAFKNYQPEQYELFKAGLSFYNNEAESGFIAEQYPKAENISIDYAILEQSKSIFVLEATFDWNDLGTWGSLFDKLDKDKSGNAIVNAKVLAEDAHGNMIRSPKDKIVVVDGLKDYIIVDKEEVLLIYPKSKEQDIKKVLLKVKDAFGNNYA; encoded by the coding sequence ATGAATAAGAATTATTATGCCGTTTTAATGGCGGGTGGGGTCGGTTCACGGTTTTGGCCCATTAGCACAACGGAATACCCGAAACAGTTTCACGATATGCTGGGAACAGGGGATACGTTGATACAAAAAACCTTTAAGCGTCTTAATAAATTTGTGCCTACAGAGAATATCCTGATTCTAACCAATGAACGTTATAACGATTTGGTCTTGGAGCAGCTACCAAAAGTGAAACAAGAACAGGTCGTATTGGAGCCTGCCATGCGAAATACCGCTCCATGTATTCTATATGCGGCCTTGAAAATCCAAAAAATGAATCCAGAAGGGGTAATGATTGTTGCTCCTAGTGATCACTGGATAGAGGATGAAGAGGCTTTTGCTAATGATGTAACCGCCTGTTTTGAAAAATGTGCAAAGGAAGAAGTGCTCTGTACTTTGGGAATTAAGCCAACTTTTCCAAATACCGGTTTTGGTTATATCGAATATGATAAAACAAGTGAAAATCAAATTAAAAAAGTAAGTCAATTTCGGGAAAAACCGGACTACGAAACTGCAAAGGACTTTTTGGCTCAGGGAAATTTTCTATGGAATGCGGGTATCTTTATGTGGAGCGTGAATACTATTGTAAACGCTTTCAAAAATTATCAACCAGAACAATACGAACTCTTTAAAGCTGGTCTGTCGTTCTATAATAATGAAGCCGAGAGCGGTTTTATAGCGGAGCAATATCCCAAGGCAGAAAATATTTCCATAGACTATGCAATCTTAGAACAATCAAAGTCAATTTTTGTCTTAGAAGCTACATTTGATTGGAACGATTTAGGTACATGGGGTTCGCTATTCGATAAGCTGGATAAGGATAAGAGTGGGAATGCTATCGTAAATGCCAAAGTGCTTGCGGAGGATGCCCATGGAAACATGATAAGGTCGCCTAAAGATAAAATAGTTGTCGTAGATGGGCTAAAGGATTATATTATAGTCGACAAGGAAGAGGTGCTATTGATTTATCCAAAGTCCAAAGAACAGGATATTAAAAAAGTACTTTTAAAAGTTAAGGATGCTTTTGGTAATAATTATGCGTAA
- a CDS encoding SprT-like domain-containing protein — protein MQDTLHKYLPERAVQLCFDLIKENKVHLKIVNERVTRHGDYRRLSNGQHQITVNATLNKYRFLITLVHEIAHLVAFEKYGRRIKPHGLEWKRTFQYLMLPFIRPEIFPSKLLPLLARHFRNPKASSSTDANLSIALKRFDEQELNKTYVFELPYGSTFRIYNGKLFKKGNKKIKRYECVEVHTGRTYLFQPNAEVELIID, from the coding sequence ATGCAGGATACGCTCCATAAATATTTGCCGGAAAGAGCTGTTCAGTTATGTTTTGACCTTATAAAGGAAAATAAGGTACATTTAAAAATAGTGAATGAGCGTGTGACAAGGCATGGGGACTACAGAAGATTGTCCAACGGCCAACATCAGATAACAGTGAACGCCACGCTTAATAAATACCGGTTTTTGATTACACTTGTCCATGAAATTGCACATCTGGTAGCTTTTGAAAAGTATGGCAGACGGATTAAGCCGCATGGATTGGAATGGAAAAGAACTTTTCAATATCTAATGTTGCCATTTATCCGTCCCGAGATTTTCCCATCAAAATTATTACCGCTTTTAGCGAGGCATTTTAGAAATCCTAAGGCTAGTAGTAGCACGGATGCGAATTTGTCCATAGCTCTAAAAAGATTTGACGAACAAGAATTAAATAAAACGTATGTATTTGAGTTACCTTATGGGAGCACATTTCGAATCTATAATGGGAAGCTTTTTAAAAAAGGAAACAAAAAGATAAAGCGGTACGAGTGTGTTGAGGTACATACGGGCAGAACCTATTTATTTCAACCCAACGCAGAAGTAGAATTAATTATTGACTAA